One Methylobacterium sp. 77 DNA window includes the following coding sequences:
- a CDS encoding ATPase domain-containing protein, translated as MSIDPASDALPVPTGVPGLDEILSGGYAAHRAHLIEGRPGGGKTTLGLQFLLDGHAQGERSLYITLSESKRELLSVAERHGWSLDGIDIYELVPPELSLDSEQQQSLVHSSDLELGETVRMALAEIERVKPSRVVFDSLSEIRLLSQGSLRYRRQVLALKSYFLLNNATVLMLDDLSAEDDDLNLHSISHAVIRLEQVTPEYGAARRRLHVIKMRGTQYQGGYHDFVIKKGGIRTYPRLVASDHHRSFTRDVVESGVPELDRVLGGGLDRGTTSLVVGPSGAGKSTLALSYLIAGLRRGERGVVISFDETRGIFLQRAASVGMPLEEFLDSGLLRIEQIDPADVSPGDFAGRIRDAVENESARLVVIDSLTGYMSAMSGQPYLVLQMHELVTYLNQQGIVTILILAQHGMVGRMDSPVDLTYVSDTVVVLRFFEAAGRVRRALSVLKKRTGPHEDTIREFKIDARGLRVGDPLHDFRGVLTGVPTYDGNRDDLLNERTGTGREPLNKRGPDAAS; from the coding sequence ATGTCGATTGATCCTGCCTCCGACGCCCTTCCCGTCCCCACCGGAGTTCCAGGCCTCGATGAGATCCTGTCGGGAGGATACGCCGCCCACCGCGCCCACCTGATCGAGGGACGACCGGGCGGAGGCAAGACGACTCTCGGCCTGCAATTCCTCCTCGACGGGCACGCGCAGGGCGAGCGCAGCCTCTACATCACCCTGTCCGAAAGTAAGCGGGAGCTGCTGTCCGTCGCCGAACGCCATGGCTGGTCGCTGGACGGGATCGATATCTACGAGCTCGTTCCACCGGAACTCAGCCTCGATTCGGAACAGCAGCAGAGCCTCGTGCATTCGTCCGACCTCGAACTCGGCGAGACCGTGCGGATGGCGCTCGCCGAGATCGAGCGGGTGAAGCCGAGCCGCGTGGTGTTCGACAGCCTGTCGGAGATCCGGCTGCTGTCGCAGGGTTCCCTGCGCTATCGCCGCCAGGTTCTCGCGCTGAAAAGCTATTTCCTCCTCAACAACGCCACCGTGCTGATGCTCGACGACCTCAGCGCCGAGGATGACGATCTCAACCTGCATTCGATCAGCCACGCGGTGATCCGGCTGGAGCAGGTGACGCCGGAATATGGAGCCGCGCGGCGTCGCCTCCACGTCATCAAGATGCGCGGGACGCAGTATCAGGGCGGCTACCACGACTTCGTCATCAAGAAGGGCGGGATCAGGACCTATCCGCGCCTCGTCGCCAGCGACCACCATCGCAGCTTCACGAGGGACGTGGTCGAGAGCGGTGTGCCCGAGCTCGATCGAGTCCTCGGCGGCGGGCTCGACCGGGGGACGACGAGCCTCGTCGTCGGACCGTCGGGAGCGGGCAAATCCACCCTCGCCTTGAGCTATCTCATCGCCGGGCTTCGGCGTGGGGAGCGTGGCGTCGTCATCAGCTTCGACGAGACCCGCGGCATCTTCCTGCAGCGGGCGGCCAGCGTCGGGATGCCGCTCGAAGAGTTCCTCGATTCGGGCCTGCTGCGGATCGAGCAGATCGATCCCGCCGACGTGTCGCCCGGAGATTTCGCCGGCCGCATCCGCGATGCGGTCGAGAACGAGAGTGCCCGGCTCGTGGTGATCGACAGCCTCACCGGCTACATGAGCGCCATGTCTGGCCAGCCCTATCTGGTCCTGCAGATGCACGAACTGGTGACCTACCTGAACCAGCAGGGCATCGTCACGATCCTGATCCTCGCCCAGCACGGCATGGTGGGGCGCATGGATTCTCCGGTCGACCTGACCTACGTCAGCGACACCGTCGTGGTGCTGCGCTTCTTCGAGGCCGCCGGCCGCGTGCGGCGCGCTCTGTCCGTCCTGAAGAAACGGACCGGACCGCACGAGGACACGATCCGCGAATTCAAGATCGACGCGCGTGGATTGCGGGTGGGAGATCCGCTCCACGATTTCCGCGGCGTCCTGACCGGAGTGCCGACCTATGACGGCAATCGGGACGACCTGCTCAACGAACGGACCGGGACGGGCCGCGAGCCCTTGAACAAGCGCGGGCCCGATGCCGCATCGTGA
- a CDS encoding sensor histidine kinase yields MPHRDPIVHILAPVGRDAKVAMAILSEVGIASEIVPTLDALVADLDRAACAVVTEEALQRWDRSEIALWVERQPPWSDFPFVLLSYRGGPPDVRLTDLLGNATVLERPFHPAVLANAVRSALRARRRQREVQVHLEERQRTHERQALLIRELHHRVKNTLATVQGLLGATARSSNDVNTFYHSFSDRIVSLGKTHNLLTEDYWQTAPLRELLQNELGPYNDASAERITLEGPAIELAADLAVPTGMAIHELTTNAAKHGALSVPSGRITVCWSIDRREGDRVLDLGWKESGGPAVKTPERRGFGSTLLQRVLAQQCNAEVTIAYEADGLQFRMVAPLRDDRLVPAY; encoded by the coding sequence ATGCCGCATCGTGATCCGATCGTTCACATCCTCGCGCCGGTGGGTCGCGACGCGAAAGTGGCCATGGCGATCCTGAGCGAGGTCGGCATCGCCTCCGAGATCGTCCCGACCCTCGACGCCCTGGTGGCCGATCTCGACCGCGCCGCCTGCGCGGTGGTGACGGAGGAAGCGCTGCAGCGCTGGGACCGCAGCGAGATCGCGCTTTGGGTCGAGAGACAGCCGCCCTGGTCAGACTTTCCCTTCGTGCTTCTGAGCTATCGCGGTGGACCGCCGGACGTGCGGCTGACCGATCTCCTCGGCAATGCGACCGTGCTGGAACGGCCGTTCCACCCGGCGGTGCTGGCGAACGCGGTCCGCTCGGCCCTACGCGCACGCCGCCGGCAGCGCGAGGTCCAGGTCCATCTGGAAGAGCGCCAGCGGACGCATGAGCGGCAAGCCCTGCTGATCCGCGAGCTGCATCACCGCGTCAAGAACACGCTCGCCACCGTGCAGGGCTTGCTCGGAGCGACTGCCCGCTCGTCGAACGACGTGAACACGTTTTACCACTCGTTCTCGGACAGGATCGTATCGCTGGGCAAGACGCACAACCTGCTCACCGAGGATTACTGGCAGACCGCCCCGCTGCGCGAACTCCTCCAGAACGAACTCGGCCCATACAATGACGCGTCGGCCGAGCGGATCACCCTCGAGGGACCGGCGATCGAGTTGGCGGCGGATCTCGCGGTGCCCACCGGCATGGCCATCCACGAACTGACCACCAATGCGGCCAAGCATGGTGCGTTGTCGGTACCGTCCGGGCGGATCACGGTGTGCTGGAGCATCGATCGACGGGAGGGCGACCGGGTGCTCGACCTCGGCTGGAAGGAAAGCGGCGGCCCCGCCGTCAAGACGCCCGAGCGGCGCGGCTTCGGCTCGACGCTGCTCCAGCGCGTCCTCGCGCAGCAATGCAATGCCGAGGTGACCATCGCCTACGAGGCCGACGGCCTGCAATTCCGCATGGTCGCGCCCCTGCGGGACGACAGGCTGGTGCCGGCCTACTGA
- a CDS encoding peptidase S10, with translation MAQAPHGADKPPERRAAEQRGPEGRKLPPDVTTEHSVTLPGGRILRFTATAGSLPLVDEGGKLQAEIAFIAYRLADRSETERPVTFAVNGGPGAASAYLNIGAIGPWRLPLGGTSISPSTSVSLIPNDGTWLDFTDLVFLDPVGTGYSRSADGDAKRYWNVDADASVLASAIARWLRTNDRIAAPKFYVGESYGGFRGPLIAAKLQEEIGIGLSGMVLLSPVLDFAWLQSPRTTPWGHVTKLPSFAAAAIERAGGTPSRAALAETEAYATGEYLADLLKGPADRAAIARLGDRVGAITGLDPDFVRRQAGRLNASSVQREIGRDEGRVASAYDTGITGWDPDPAATFSGFEDPLLTAMQAPLTSAMIDLYGTKLNYRVPDLRYELLNGSVSRGWGWGGGRMAPESLGALRGAMALDGNLRVLVAHGFTDLVTPYFTSKLLIDQLPALGGGKRIELAVYPGGHMFYSRPDSRAAFHKDASDLYAAALKARSSPSKDVN, from the coding sequence ATCGCGCAGGCGCCGCATGGCGCCGACAAGCCACCTGAGCGGCGCGCCGCCGAGCAACGAGGACCGGAGGGGCGCAAGCTTCCTCCCGACGTCACCACCGAGCACAGCGTCACCCTGCCGGGCGGGCGGATTCTGCGCTTCACCGCCACCGCCGGCAGCCTGCCCCTGGTGGACGAGGGCGGCAAGCTCCAGGCCGAGATCGCCTTCATCGCCTATCGCCTCGCCGACCGGAGCGAGACGGAGCGGCCGGTCACCTTCGCGGTCAATGGCGGTCCCGGAGCCGCCTCGGCCTATCTCAACATCGGCGCGATCGGCCCCTGGCGCCTGCCCCTCGGCGGAACCAGCATCAGCCCCTCGACCTCCGTGAGCCTGATCCCGAACGACGGCACCTGGCTCGATTTCACCGATCTCGTCTTCCTCGATCCCGTGGGCACCGGATACAGCCGCTCGGCCGATGGCGATGCCAAGCGCTACTGGAACGTCGATGCGGACGCGTCGGTCCTGGCCTCGGCCATCGCCCGCTGGCTCCGCACCAACGACCGGATCGCGGCGCCGAAATTCTATGTCGGCGAAAGCTATGGCGGCTTCCGCGGGCCTCTCATCGCGGCCAAGCTGCAGGAGGAGATCGGCATCGGCCTGTCGGGCATGGTCCTGCTGTCGCCGGTGCTCGATTTCGCTTGGCTGCAATCGCCCCGGACGACCCCGTGGGGACACGTGACGAAACTGCCGTCCTTCGCCGCCGCCGCCATCGAGCGGGCGGGCGGCACGCCGAGCAGGGCGGCATTGGCTGAGACGGAGGCCTACGCCACCGGCGAGTACCTGGCCGATCTCCTGAAGGGACCGGCCGATCGGGCCGCCATCGCGCGCCTCGGCGACAGGGTCGGCGCCATCACCGGCCTCGATCCCGATTTCGTCCGCCGTCAGGCCGGGCGCCTGAACGCGAGCAGTGTCCAGCGCGAGATTGGCCGGGACGAGGGCCGCGTCGCCAGCGCCTACGACACCGGCATTACCGGATGGGACCCGGACCCGGCCGCGACCTTCTCCGGCTTCGAGGACCCGCTCCTCACCGCCATGCAGGCGCCGCTGACGAGCGCCATGATCGATCTCTACGGCACGAAGCTGAACTACCGCGTGCCCGACCTGCGCTACGAACTCCTCAACGGCTCGGTCAGCCGGGGCTGGGGATGGGGCGGCGGACGAATGGCGCCGGAATCACTGGGGGCATTGCGCGGCGCCATGGCCCTCGACGGCAATCTGCGCGTCCTCGTCGCCCATGGCTTCACCGACCTCGTGACGCCGTACTTCACCTCGAAGCTCCTCATCGACCAGCTGCCGGCGCTTGGCGGCGGCAAGCGGATCGAACTCGCGGTGTATCCGGGCGGCCATATGTTCTATTCGCGTCCCGATTCCCGCGCCGCCTTCCACAAGGATGCGTCCGATCTCTACGCGGCGGCACTGAAGGCCCGGTCCAGCCCATCGAAAGACGTGAATTGA
- a CDS encoding DNA polymerase III subunit chi — MTEILFYHLQQQPLEKVLPNLVERSLERQWRAAIQASGEERLQALDDHLWTYSDDSFLPHGTDRDPQAASQPVVLTLQDTNPNAAAIRFLVDGAPLPTDASAYQRICILFDGNDQDALLGARAQWKQAKEAGHTIAYWQQDESGRWQKKA, encoded by the coding sequence GTGACCGAGATCCTGTTCTATCATCTCCAGCAGCAGCCCCTCGAGAAGGTCCTGCCGAACCTCGTCGAGCGTTCTCTGGAGCGCCAATGGCGCGCGGCGATCCAGGCGTCGGGCGAAGAGCGGCTGCAAGCGCTCGACGACCATCTCTGGACCTATAGCGACGACAGCTTCCTGCCTCACGGTACCGACCGGGATCCGCAGGCGGCGAGCCAGCCCGTCGTTCTGACGCTGCAGGATACCAATCCTAACGCCGCCGCCATCCGGTTTCTCGTGGACGGTGCGCCGCTTCCGACCGATGCCTCCGCGTACCAGCGCATCTGCATCCTGTTCGACGGCAACGACCAGGATGCGCTTCTCGGCGCGCGCGCGCAGTGGAAGCAGGCGAAGGAGGCCGGCCATACCATCGCCTACTGGCAGCAGGATGAATCCGGGCGCTGGCAGAAGAAGGCGTGA
- a CDS encoding glutathionylspermidine synthase family protein codes for MRRIAVRERPDWRDIARRNGFTFHTIDGAPYWSESHAYAFSLAEIERDLEEPSAEIHALCLAFVADAVEDERILSSLDIPERAWDAIRTSWKRGDPSLYGRIDFSYGGESAGPAKLLEYNADTPTALYETGVFQWLWLEEGLRSGSLPEGADQFNSVHTKLVDRFRALRGDGTLAFTAYADAPEDRGTVAYLEDCARQAGLATRFLDISDIGRDEEGRFVDRVGAPILRLFKLYPWEWAFADAFGGRLDRTTTRFLEPPWKAVLSNKGMLAHLHAREPGHPNLLQAYFEDDPRKASLGTSFVKKPLVSREGANILVLRDGAVLAQEYGPYSGGRHVRQALAELPDFDGRRPVIGSWIVGDEPAGLCIREGASPITGNAALFVPHFIAPD; via the coding sequence ATGCGGCGCATCGCGGTTCGGGAACGGCCGGACTGGCGGGACATCGCCCGCCGGAACGGCTTCACCTTCCACACGATCGATGGCGCGCCGTACTGGTCGGAGAGCCACGCCTACGCCTTCTCCCTCGCCGAGATCGAGCGCGATCTCGAGGAGCCGAGCGCGGAGATCCATGCCCTCTGCCTTGCCTTCGTCGCCGACGCGGTCGAGGACGAACGCATCCTCTCCTCGCTCGATATTCCCGAGCGGGCCTGGGACGCCATCCGCACCAGCTGGAAGCGGGGGGACCCGTCCCTCTACGGCCGCATCGACTTCTCCTATGGCGGCGAAAGTGCCGGCCCGGCGAAGCTCCTCGAATACAATGCCGATACGCCGACGGCGCTTTACGAGACCGGCGTCTTTCAATGGCTCTGGCTGGAAGAGGGGCTTCGATCCGGTTCGCTGCCTGAGGGTGCCGATCAGTTCAACTCCGTCCACACGAAGCTGGTCGACCGCTTTCGCGCCTTGCGCGGCGACGGCACGCTGGCCTTCACCGCCTATGCCGATGCGCCCGAGGATCGCGGCACGGTGGCCTATCTGGAGGATTGCGCGCGCCAGGCCGGGCTCGCTACGCGGTTCCTCGACATCTCGGATATCGGACGGGACGAGGAGGGTCGCTTCGTCGATCGCGTCGGTGCGCCGATCTTGAGGCTGTTCAAGCTCTACCCCTGGGAATGGGCCTTCGCCGATGCCTTCGGAGGGAGGCTCGACCGGACCACGACGCGTTTCCTCGAACCGCCCTGGAAGGCCGTCCTGTCGAACAAGGGGATGTTGGCCCATCTCCATGCCCGCGAGCCCGGACACCCGAATCTGCTGCAGGCCTATTTCGAGGACGATCCTCGAAAGGCCTCGCTGGGGACGTCCTTCGTGAAGAAGCCGCTGGTTTCGCGAGAAGGCGCGAACATCCTCGTCCTGCGCGACGGAGCCGTCCTGGCACAGGAATACGGCCCCTATAGCGGCGGGCGCCATGTGCGTCAGGCCCTGGCCGAGCTGCCCGATTTCGATGGCCGGCGCCCCGTCATCGGTTCATGGATCGTGGGCGATGAGCCGGCGGGGCTCTGCATCCGCGAGGGGGCGAGCCCGATCACCGGCAATGCCGCCCTGTTCGTCCCGCATTTCATCGCGCCCGACTGA
- a CDS encoding DUF1190 domain-containing protein — MKQPRRMRSQTVTLVMLAGAGAAAIGLGHLDPSQNEEDVLVYANPDACIAGRIRSVADCRSEYLTAGGAYPESAPRYATLLDCEAHHGARHCLFGESVAASATGKFVPMMAGYVIGRRRSQELEPQPVYDHAPQERTASGTGAGASGGGYCTGWGGRIVTSSAGTSSSARVASSAVRKVAFGGFGSTGRSFSSHGGSGHGSGG, encoded by the coding sequence GTGAAACAGCCGCGCAGGATGCGCTCGCAGACGGTCACCCTCGTCATGCTCGCCGGCGCCGGAGCCGCCGCCATCGGGCTCGGTCATCTCGATCCGTCGCAGAACGAGGAAGACGTCCTCGTCTACGCGAATCCGGACGCCTGCATCGCCGGACGCATCCGGTCGGTAGCGGATTGCCGGAGCGAGTATCTCACCGCCGGCGGCGCCTATCCCGAATCCGCACCGCGCTACGCCACGTTGCTCGATTGCGAGGCGCATCACGGCGCCCGGCATTGTCTGTTCGGTGAAAGCGTCGCCGCGAGCGCGACCGGCAAGTTCGTGCCGATGATGGCGGGATACGTGATCGGTCGCAGGAGGAGCCAGGAGCTCGAACCGCAGCCGGTCTACGATCACGCCCCACAGGAGCGGACTGCCAGCGGCACCGGCGCCGGCGCGAGCGGCGGAGGCTACTGCACCGGATGGGGCGGCCGTATCGTCACCTCGTCGGCCGGTACGTCATCGAGCGCCCGCGTGGCCTCGTCGGCGGTGCGCAAGGTCGCCTTCGGCGGCTTCGGCAGCACCGGTCGTTCGTTCTCGTCGCATGGCGGGTCGGGCCACGGGAGCGGCGGCTGA
- a CDS encoding DUF350 domain-containing protein, translating into MVSISGLPAFLAYVAAAFGLVAIYLAVYLSATSHREIALIRANNAAAAIALGGSLIGYTLPLSVAIYNAQSILDCIIWGLVALIVQILVYFVVRLILPDLSRRIEAGEIAASILLAAASLAGGIVDAASMTY; encoded by the coding sequence ATGGTCTCGATTTCGGGTCTGCCCGCCTTCCTCGCCTACGTCGCGGCAGCGTTCGGCCTCGTCGCGATCTATCTCGCGGTCTACCTGTCGGCGACGTCGCATCGCGAGATCGCCCTGATCCGCGCGAACAACGCCGCCGCCGCGATTGCCCTCGGCGGAAGCCTCATCGGCTACACGCTGCCGCTTTCGGTCGCGATCTACAACGCGCAGTCGATCCTGGATTGCATCATCTGGGGGCTCGTCGCGCTCATCGTCCAGATCCTGGTCTATTTCGTCGTGCGGCTGATCCTGCCGGACCTGTCGCGGCGCATCGAGGCCGGTGAGATCGCGGCCTCCATCCTGCTCGCCGCCGCGTCCCTGGCCGGCGGCATCGTGGACGCGGCCTCGATGACCTATTGA
- a CDS encoding CTP synthase, translating into MTRYVFITGGVVSSLGKGLASAALAALLQARGHTVRLRKLDPYLNVDPGTMSPTQHGEVFVTDDGAETDLDLGHYERFTGLPATKADNITTGRIYLDIITKERRGDYLGATIQVIPHVTNAIKAFVLDGNEAFDFVLVEIGGTVGDIEGLPFFEAIRQLGQELPRGTTAFVHLTLLPYIPSAGELKTKPTQHSVKELRSIGIQPDILLCRCDRPIPVEERRKLGLFCNVRETAVIEARDVASIYDVPLSYREAGLDREVLAHFGIEPKGEPDLLRWTTISERVRNPEGEVSIAIVGKYTGLKDAYKSLSEALTHGGIANRVKVNLEWIESEVFEREDPAPFLEGINGILVPGGFGQRGAEGKIRAARYARERKIPYFGICFGMQMAVIEAARSLAGVEDANSTEFGDTEEPVVGLLTEWLKGNELERRAAEGNLGGTMRLGAYKATLGADTKIAEIYGNTEISERHRHRYEVNMAYRERLEAKGLRFSGLSPDGLLPETVEHAGHPWFIGVQFHPELKSRPFEPHPLFKSFISAAIVQSRLV; encoded by the coding sequence ATGACGCGGTACGTATTCATCACCGGCGGCGTGGTCTCCTCGCTCGGCAAGGGTCTCGCTTCCGCCGCCCTCGCGGCCTTGCTCCAGGCGCGCGGGCATACGGTCCGCCTGCGCAAGCTCGACCCCTACCTGAACGTCGATCCGGGCACGATGAGCCCGACGCAGCACGGCGAGGTGTTCGTCACCGACGACGGCGCGGAGACCGACCTCGATCTCGGCCATTACGAGCGCTTCACCGGCCTGCCGGCGACGAAGGCCGACAACATCACCACCGGCCGGATCTATCTCGACATCATCACCAAGGAGCGGCGCGGCGATTATCTCGGTGCGACCATCCAGGTGATCCCGCACGTCACCAACGCCATCAAGGCGTTCGTGCTCGACGGCAACGAGGCGTTCGACTTCGTCCTCGTCGAGATCGGCGGCACGGTGGGCGATATCGAGGGCCTGCCGTTCTTCGAGGCGATCCGCCAGCTCGGCCAGGAATTGCCGCGCGGCACCACCGCTTTCGTGCACCTGACGCTGCTGCCCTACATTCCCTCGGCCGGCGAGTTGAAGACCAAGCCGACGCAGCATTCCGTCAAGGAATTGCGCTCCATCGGCATCCAGCCCGACATCCTGCTATGCCGCTGCGACCGCCCGATCCCGGTGGAGGAGCGGCGCAAGCTCGGCCTGTTCTGCAACGTGCGCGAGACCGCCGTGATCGAGGCCCGCGACGTCGCCTCGATCTACGATGTACCGCTGTCCTACCGCGAGGCCGGCCTCGACCGTGAGGTACTGGCGCATTTTGGGATCGAGCCGAAGGGCGAGCCCGATCTGCTGCGCTGGACGACCATCTCGGAGCGCGTGCGCAACCCCGAAGGCGAGGTCTCCATCGCCATCGTCGGCAAGTATACCGGCCTGAAGGACGCCTATAAGTCCCTGTCAGAGGCGCTCACCCATGGCGGCATCGCCAACCGGGTGAAGGTGAATCTCGAATGGATCGAGTCGGAGGTCTTCGAGCGCGAGGACCCGGCGCCGTTCCTTGAGGGGATCAACGGCATCCTCGTGCCCGGCGGCTTCGGCCAGCGCGGGGCTGAGGGTAAGATCCGCGCCGCCCGCTATGCCCGCGAACGCAAGATCCCGTATTTCGGCATCTGCTTCGGCATGCAGATGGCGGTGATCGAGGCGGCCCGCTCGCTGGCCGGCGTCGAGGATGCGAATTCCACCGAGTTCGGCGATACCGAGGAGCCGGTGGTCGGCCTGCTCACCGAATGGCTGAAGGGCAACGAACTCGAGCGCCGCGCCGCCGAGGGCAATCTCGGCGGGACCATGCGGCTCGGCGCCTACAAGGCGACGCTGGGCGCGGACACCAAGATCGCCGAGATCTACGGCAACACCGAGATCTCCGAGCGCCACCGCCATCGCTACGAGGTCAACATGGCCTATCGCGAGCGGCTGGAGGCGAAGGGCCTGCGATTCTCGGGTCTCTCGCCCGACGGCCTGCTCCCCGAGACGGTGGAACATGCCGGCCATCCCTGGTTCATCGGCGTGCAGTTCCATCCGGAGCTGAAGTCGCGGCCCTTCGAGCCGCATCCGCTGTTCAAGAGCTTCATCTCGGCGGCGATCGTGCAAAGCCGGTTGGTCTGA
- the secG gene encoding preprotein translocase subunit SecG yields MNAVLISIHLIVVLALIAVVLLQRSEGGLGLGGGSSGGGVAGFMTGRGQANALTRATAILAALFFTTSMTLAVISHRSAAPKSILDGAATTQPVAPNGNLLETLRPGQGANQGTTQPAPAQPATPDAPQSR; encoded by the coding sequence ATGAATGCCGTCCTGATCTCCATTCACCTCATCGTCGTTCTCGCCCTCATCGCCGTGGTTCTGCTGCAGCGTTCGGAAGGTGGACTCGGGCTCGGCGGTGGCAGCAGTGGCGGCGGCGTTGCGGGCTTCATGACCGGACGCGGACAGGCCAATGCCCTGACGCGGGCGACGGCCATCCTGGCCGCCCTGTTCTTCACCACCAGCATGACGCTCGCCGTGATCTCGCATCGGAGCGCCGCTCCGAAATCGATCCTCGACGGCGCCGCGACGACGCAGCCGGTGGCCCCCAACGGCAACCTGCTCGAGACCCTGCGTCCGGGCCAAGGCGCGAACCAGGGCACGACCCAGCCCGCGCCCGCGCAGCCGGCGACCCCTGACGCGCCCCAGTCGCGCTGA
- the tpiA gene encoding triose-phosphate isomerase, which produces MSKSGRRPLIAGNWKMNGLRSSVPVVEAIRDGLSPDLSSRIDVLICPPSTLISSCVAAVYGSAVSIGGQNLHAKASGAFTGSISAEMLADLGASYVIVGHSERRAYHHETDDGVHAKALGARRAGLCGIICVGETQEEREEGRALDIVRAQLAIGVPKGAKATDTVIAYEPVWAIGTGLTPTPSDIAEVHASLREMLGQLIGAEAQKVRILYGGSVKPGNARELMAVENVDGALVGGASLVAADFLGIASAYA; this is translated from the coding sequence ATGTCGAAGTCGGGACGGCGGCCGCTGATCGCCGGCAACTGGAAGATGAACGGCCTGCGCAGCTCCGTGCCGGTGGTCGAAGCCATCCGTGACGGGCTGTCCCCCGATCTCTCCTCCCGGATCGACGTCCTGATCTGCCCGCCCTCGACGCTGATCTCGTCCTGCGTGGCGGCCGTCTACGGGTCGGCCGTGTCGATCGGCGGCCAGAACCTCCATGCCAAGGCCAGCGGCGCCTTCACCGGCAGCATCTCCGCCGAAATGCTGGCCGATCTCGGCGCCAGCTACGTCATCGTCGGACATTCCGAACGGCGCGCCTATCACCACGAGACCGATGACGGCGTGCACGCCAAGGCGCTCGGCGCCCGCCGCGCGGGTCTCTGCGGCATCATCTGCGTCGGCGAGACGCAGGAAGAGCGCGAGGAGGGCCGCGCCCTCGACATCGTCCGCGCCCAGCTCGCCATCGGTGTCCCGAAAGGCGCCAAAGCGACCGACACTGTCATCGCCTACGAGCCGGTCTGGGCGATCGGCACCGGCTTGACCCCGACCCCATCCGACATCGCCGAGGTCCATGCCTCCTTGCGCGAGATGCTCGGCCAGCTCATCGGCGCGGAAGCGCAGAAGGTCCGCATCCTCTATGGCGGCTCGGTGAAGCCCGGCAACGCCCGCGAATTGATGGCGGTCGAGAATGTCGACGGCGCATTGGTGGGTGGCGCGAGCCTCGTCGCCGCCGATTTCCTGGGGATCGCGTCGGCCTACGCCTGA